In the genome of Podospora pseudocomata strain CBS 415.72m chromosome 2 map unlocalized CBS415.72m_2.2, whole genome shotgun sequence, one region contains:
- a CDS encoding uncharacterized protein (COG:A; EggNog:ENOG503NWX7), with protein sequence MAYTNDAVLSKLSALNETHESIATTAQWIMFHRRHAAQTVNLWLGKLKDLPPPKRLNMIYLANEVTQQSKARHKEDFIIAFAPIIAEATASAYKGANSEVQNKLRRVVDVWRDRSVFDRETIQGLYERMGELDKSRPTNNGGTFGGSGFHSSGPPVPSELMPLVAQHQAVTRSATPMKAALSNAQTEYEKLSDPATAQATALPLQAARLNGLLKNLANAEGAVAESLRTRKEMIRSLEKLLAENQNALQQEEAQMKLLSGRRTEIEHKKNQVEATILSGQVTKQEDRTSTEPEPPQFEALTPPPQSDADDEHVQSDPIKTEQNGNNGVPQQTPTFPVVAPGIEMLSSVAANYQAVPINGSNKKRKVAPSDDFPDLGNDGIDEDVKEMLRKDGQSA encoded by the exons ACGCCATGCAGCCCAGACAGTCAACCTGTGGCTTGGTAAACTGAAGGACCTACCACCGCCCAAGAGGCTCAACATGATTTATCTCGCCAATG AGGTGACTCAGCAGAGTAAGGCTCGCCACAAGGAGGATTTCATCATTGCCTTTGCCCCTATTATCGCCGAGGCCACGGCGTCGGCATATAAGGGTGCCAATTCCGAGGTTCAGAATAAGCTTCGCAGAGTTGTGGATGTCTGGAGGGATCGCAGCGTCTTTGACAGAGAGACTATCCAGGGCTTGTATGAGCGCATGGGAG AACTTGACAAATCACGCCCTACTAACAATGGCGGTACCTTTGGCGGCTCTGGTTTCCACTCGTCAGGCCCACCTGTTCCCTCTGAGCTCATGCCGTTGGTTGCTCAACACCAGGCCGTCACTAGAAGTGCCACTCCCATGAAAGCCGCTCTCAGCAACGCCCAGACAGAGTACGAGAAGCTTTCCGACCCAGCCACCGCACAGGCGACGGCGCTGCCTCTTCAGGCGGCTCGTCTGAATGGGTTGCTCAAGAACCTGGCCAACGCCGAGGGTGCTGTCGCGGAGAGCCTGCGCACCCGAAAGGAGATGATCAGAAGCCTAGAGAAGCTTTTGGCCGAGAACCAGAACGCTCTCCaacaggaggaggctcaGATGAAGCTGCTCAGCGGCCGCAGGACTGAGATTGAGCACAAGAAGAACCAGGTCGAGGCAACCATCCTTAGCGGCCAGGTCACCAAACAGGAGGATAGAACCTCTACCGAGCCCGAGCCTCCTCAGTTTGAGGCACTGACGCCACCTCCCCAGAGCGATGCCGACGACGAGCACGTTCAGAGCGACCCTATCAAAACCGAGCAGAATGGCAACAATGGTGTGCCTCAGCAGACCCCCACATTCCCAGTAGTTGCCCCGGGGATTGAGATGCTGTCTAGCGTTGCTGCAAACTACCAAGCTGTGCCTATCAACGGGTCCAATAAGAAGCGCAAGGTAGCGCCGTCGGATGACTTCCCGGATCTTGGAAACGATGGCATTGACGAGGATGTTAAGGAGATGTTGCGGAAGGATGGTCAGAGTGCCTGA